The genomic interval CCAGCTCGAACCCCCCGCCCAGCGCGAACCCGTGCACCGCGGCGATCGTCGGCACGGGCAGCTCCAGCACCCCCGTGTACGCCCCCCGGGTCACCGGCCGCTGCCGCACCAGATCCGCGTCGCTGAAGGAGTTCCGCTCCTTCAGATCAGCGCCCACACAGAAGGCCCGCTCATGCGTGGAGGTCAGCACGACAACCCGTACCGTCCCCTCACCCCCCAGCGCGTAACAGGCGGCGGCGACGGATCGCGCCATCTCCGTGGAGACCGCGTTCATCGCCTTGGGCCGGTCGAGGACCAGCTCGGCGACTACCCCCTCCTCGTGCCGCCTCACCAGCACGAACTCCCCGAACCGCTCCTCGCCCATGACACCCTCCCGGTTAACGCGGGTTAACAAGAACGCTCCGATCATCGCAGCCCCGCCCCCACCGCGAAAGGTTCCCGCCCGACGCACCCGACACCTCGTTCGAGTGACATCCCACCCAACTCCCCACCCACCGCTCACGGCAGCGCATAACGTGCGCCCCGCCATGGCGCACAGGGGGCGCAGGCACCCAGGGGAGGAAGCATGACGGCGACGATGACGACGACAGGGCTGACGGAGGACGGCGGTATCCGCCTGTTCGGACCGCGCGGCCGCCACCGCAAGCCGCGCCCCCGCAAGGTCCTGCTCGCCGCGGGCGGCCTCGCCCTGGCCGCCGGCGCCCTGAGCCTCGTACGGCTGACCCCGGACGCCGGAGTGGGCGCCTTCGGCGCGGCGGAGCCGGACCCCCAGGCCGCCCCGGGCACGGACACGGACATCGACACCGGCTTCGGCACCGGCACCGGCACGGACCGCGCGACGAACGCCGCCGCGACCGTGGGTTCCGTCCCCCAGGCGAGCCCGTCGTCGACCGCGGCGATGGGCGGGATCTCCGCCACCCCCACACCAGGCACCTCTCCGGCCACGGCCCCGGCCCCGGCCCCGGCAGGGTCCGCGACCGCCGTACCCCTGCCCCTCGCGGCGGCTCCCACGACAATCCCGGACGCGCCGAACGACCAGGCCGAGGCACCGGCCCCCACGGCGACCACCGCGCCCCACGCCCCGGCGACGACCCCCGCCCCGCCACCGGCCCGGACCCCAGCCCCGCCGGCCTCGACACCGACGCCCCAACCCGCGCACTCGGCACAGCCCGCGCCGGGCCTGTGCGTGCCGATCATCGGGCTGTGCGTGCGGCAGGGCGGCTAGGCGGCAGGGCGGCTAGGAGGGGGCCACGTCCCTGCGGGTCAGCAGCCAGGGCTCGACGACGCCGAGGCCACGCACCGGCCGCTGCCACATCGGCTGGAGCGCGAAACGGTAGGTCGGCGGCTCCTCGCCCTCCTTCTCGGCCGCGGCCGCGGCCTCGGCCGCCTCCGCCTCGGAGGCGGGCGCCTCACCGTGTCGGATCAGCTCCTCGGCGAAGGCACTGTCGACGAGCACGGCGTCGCGCGGAGCTATCGAGGTCAGCCGGGAGGCGAGGTTCACCGTCGTACCGAAGACATCACCCATACGGGTGGTCACCGTGCCGAAGGCGATGCCGACGCGCAGCTCGGGCATGGTCTCGTCGTTGGCCATGGTCTCGATCAGGCGCAGCGCGATCTCGGCGGCCACCGCCGCGTCGTCGGCCGCGTACAGCACCTCGTCGCCGAGGGTCTTGATGAGCCGCCCGCCCCGCGCCGCCACAAGATCCGCGGCGGTGGTCTCGAAGGCCTCGACGAGTTCGCCGAGCTCCTCCTCCTCCATACGGCGGGTCAGCCGCGTGAACCCGACGAGGTCGGCGAAGCCGACGCACAGCCGCCGGTCGACCATCTCCTCGTCGTCGGCGGCCTGCACGACCCGCCCCGCCGAGGCGGAGAGCTGGCGGCGCCAGACGTAGACGAGGAACTCCTCCAGCTCGGGCAGGAGCAGCTCGATGATCGGGTACGTCACCTCGGTACGGGTCATGCCCGGTTCCGGGGGATCGGTCAGGCCCTCCAGGAAGGAGTCGATCTGCCACTCGGCGAGCCGGGCGGTGGTCTGCCCGGTGGACCGCGCCACCTGTACGGCCATGGCCTCGCTCAGCAGCCCCGCCTCGACGAGACCCGCGAGCCGGCGCAGCGCGAGGACGTCCGCCTCGGTGAACGCCTTGGCCTGGCCGACGTCGGCGAAGCCCATCGCCCGCCAGAAGCGGGTGGCCAGCTCCATGGAGACGCCGGCCGTGCGGGCCGCCTGGAAGGGGGTGTAGCGCCGCTCGGCGCCGAGGATGAGCTGTTCGAGACGCACGGCGAGCGGGTGCGGGGTCGCGTCCGCGCCGGAGCCCGTGTCGTCTGCGGTCACGCCTGCTGCCCTTCCGATCTGTCACGGTCAGGTATCGACCGGCCTCAACTGTACGGCAGGTGTGCGGTAGCTCACTCCCGAGGAGGGGTGACTGACGCACCCACAGCTCACGCGGGTCGCAAGTGGACGATGTCCCCCGCCCCCACCGGTTTCTGTACGCCCTCCTCCGTCGCGATCACCAGGCGGCCGTCACCGTCCACCGCTACCGCCTCTCCCACCAACGCACGATCACCCGGCAACTCCGCCCGTACCGTTCTCCCCAGCGTCGCGCACCCTGCCGCATACGTCTCCTGGAGTCCGCTCACCGTCGGATCCCCCGCCGCCGCGCGCCAGCGCTCGTACCACTCCTCCAGGGAGCGCAGGACGGCCCGCAGCAGGGGGTCCCGGTCGGTGCTCACCGCCCCGGCCAGCGCCAGCGATCCCGCGGTGGGGACGGGCAGCTCGTCCTCCCGGAGGGTGACGTTGATGCCGACGCCCACGACGACACCGTCCTCGCCGGCCCGCTCCGCGAGGATTCCGCCCGCCTTGCGTTCCTCGCCGCCCACGGTCACCAGGAGGTCGTTGGGCCACTTCAGGGCGGTGTCGACGCCCGCCGCCCGTGACAGGCCCGTCGCCACGGCCACCCCCGTCAGCAGCGGCAGCCAGCCCCAGCGGGCGACCGGGACGTCAGCCGGGTTCAGCAGGACCGAGAAGAAGAGGCCGGAGCGGGCCGGAGCGGACCACTGGCGGTCCAGTCGGCCCCGCCCCGCCGTCTGCTCCTCGGCGACGAGGACCGCGCCCTCGGTCGCCTTGCCCGCGGTGGCGCGGGCGACCAGGTCGGAGTTGGTGGAGCCGGTGCCGGCCACCACCTCGATCCCGGACCACAGGCCGCCCTCCCGCACCAGCCCGCGGCGCAGCGCGGCGGCGTTGAGGGGCGGCCGGTCGAGGTCCGACCAGCGGCTGTCGTCTCCTGAAACATCTCGCGGCGTCATGCAAGCCACCCTAGGTGTGTGAAACGCCGCACTGCTGTTTCGTAGGGGCACCACTACTCTACGGATGAGTAACCGTCCCCCCTTTTGAGCAGGCAGGGAGCCGCGAGACCGATGTCCGAGCCGGAAGAGATCGACATCCACACCACCGCGGGAAAGCTCGCGGATCTCCAGCGCCGCGTCCAGGAGGCGACGCACGCCGGCTCCGAACGTGCCGTCGAGAAACAGCACGCCAAGGGCAAGTTGACGGCCCGTGAGCGCATCGACCTGCTGCTCGACGAAGGCTCCTTCGTCGAGTTGGACGAGTTCGCCCGGCACCGCTCCACCAACTTCGGGCTGGAGAAGAACCGTCCGTACGGCGACGGAGTCGTCACCGGGTACGGCACGGTCGACGGCCGCCCGGTCGCCGTGTTCTCCCAGGACTTCACCGTGTTCGGCGGCGCGCTCGGCGAGGTCTACGGCCAGAAGATCGTCAAGGTGATGGACTTCGCGCTGAAGACCGGCTGTCCGGTCATCGGCATCAACGACTCCGGCGGCGCCCGCATCCAGGAGGGCGTGGCCTCCCTGGGCGCGTACGGCGAGATCTTCCGCCGCAACACCCACGCGAGCGGTGTCATCCCGCAGATCAGCCTGGTCGTCGGCCCCTGCGCGGGCGGGGCCGTGTACTCCCCGGCGATCACCGACTTCACGGTCATGGTCGACCAGACCTCGCACATGTTCATCACCGGCCCCGACGTCATCAAGACGGTCACCGGCGAGGACGTCGGCTTCGAGGAGCTGGGCGGTGCCCGCACCCACAACGCGGTGTCCGGCGTGGCCCACCACATGGCCGGGGACGAGAAGGACGCCGTCGAGTACGTCAAGCAGCTGCTGTCGTACCTGCCCTCCAACAACCTGTCCGAGCCGCCGGTCTACCCGGAGGAGGCGGACCTCTCGGTCACCGACGAGGACCGCGAGCTGGACACGCTCGTCCCGGACAGCGCGAACCAGCCGTACGACATGCACACGGTGATCGAGCACATCCTGGACGACGCCGAGTTCTTCGAGACGCAGCCGCTGTACGCGCCGAACATCCTCACCGGCTACGGCCGGGTCGAGGGCCATCCGGTGGGGATCGTCGCCAACCAGCCGATGCAGTTCGCCGGCTGCCTCGACATCACCGCGTCCGAGAAGGCGGCCCGCTTCGTCCGCACCTGCGACGCCTTCAACATCCCGGTGATCACCTTCGTGGACGTCCCCGGCTTCCTGCCGGGCGTCGACCAGGAGCACGACGGCATCATCCGCCGCGGCGCCAAGCTGATCTACGCCTACGCGGAGGCGACCGTCCCCCTCATCACGGTGATCACCCGCAAGGCCTTCGGCGGCGCCTACGACGTCATGGGCTCCAAGCACCTCGGCGCGGACCTCAACCTCGCCTGGCCCACCGCCCAGATCGCCGTCATGGGCGCTCAGGGCGCGGTCAACATCCTGCACCGCCGCACGATCGCGGAGGCGGAGGCCGCCGGAGAGCTGGAGGCGACCCGGGCGCGGCTGATCCAGGAGTACGAGGACGCCCTCCTCAACCCCTACATCGCGGCCGAGCGCGGTTACATCGACTCCGTGATCATGCCGTCGGACACCCGCCGCCACGTGGTCAGGGGCCTGCGCCAGCTGCGCACCAAGCGCGAGTCCCTGCCTCCGAAGAAGCACGGCAACATCCCCCTCTAGCCCTGCCGGGAGCCGTCATGAACATCAAGGTCGTACGGGGAAACCCCACTCCGGAGGAGCTTGCCGCCGCCCTGGCGGTGGTCCGGGCCCGCGCCGCGGCGGCGACGGACACGCCGTCCGGCGCGGAGGAGACCAGGGCCGCGTGGTCCGACCCGTCACGCATCGCGGGCCGCCGCCTGCCCCAGCCAGGGCCGACGGCCTGGTCCCGCACGTACTGGCCGGCCTAGCCGTCCTGGCCGTCCTGGAGGACGGCTGACAGCGCTTCGGCCATCACCTCGTACCCGAGATCGTTCGGGTGCAGGTGATCGCCGAAGTCGTACGACGGATGCAGCCGGTCCGGGTCCTCCGGATCGGCCAGCTCCCGCGCGAGGTCCACCACCGTGTCGTACTCGCCGGAGCAGCGCACCCACTCGTTCACCTCGTGCGAGACCTTCGCCGCGTGCTCACCCCAGTGGTCCGAGCCGCCGAACGGCAGCAAGGTGCACCCGATCACCCGCAGCCCCCGCGCCTGCCGTATCAACTCCCGGTGTCCGGCGATGAGTTCGGCCGCCTCCACCACCGGCGCGGGCTTGTACGTCGGCTGCTCGTCGGTCTCGCTGAACCCGATGTCGTTGAGCCCCAGCAGCACGACTACGGTGTCCACGCCTGCCAGCCCCAGCACATCCCGCCGGAACCGGCCCACCCCCTTCTCCCCGTACCACGCGGAGTCGTTGAGCAGCAGGTTTCCCCCGATCCCGGCGTTGAGCACGGGCCGTCCGCTGAGCCGGGCCAGCGCGTCCGACCACCGCCGGTCCGCCCCCACCGTGGACCCGAACCCGTCCGTGACGGAGTCCCCGAACAGCGCGATCCCGTCCGTGCGCCCCGCGTCCGTCTCGACGGCGGCCAGGAAGTACCAGGACTCGCTCACCGCGTCGAAGCCCTGCCCGTCCGTCTCGCTCAGCAGCTCCCCCGGTCCCCGGTAGCCGGCGGTGAAGGCCTGCGCGTGGAAGGTCGCGGGCCCGGTCGCCGCGTCGAAGTACAGGGTGACCGTCACCGACTCCCCGGCCGCCACGGTGAGTGCGACCGGCTCGCTCACCAGTGAACCCCGGGCGGGGATCTCGGGCGGGAGCGTGAGCCTGCGCAGCGATCCCGGCTCCACGCCCGCCCCCGCGGTCGTACGGCCGACTGTCGCACCCGCGAGACGGACCGGCGAGGTGCCGTAGGCGTGGGACAGCCGGATCCGCACCCGCTCCCCTCCCGCCGACAGCCGGACGACCTGGCGCACGGACTGCCGCCAGAAGCCCTCGCGGGACCAGTTGGGGGTGAAGCCCTCTGCGGGGAGCTGAGGCGAGGCGGACCAAGCGGTGGTGAACACGACACGTACCCCTCTCACGGACTGCTAATGGAACTACAGTACCGTTTGGAGAAGTTGAGTACGCGTACTCAGGCGCCCTCCGCGAAATCGCCGCAGGCTGGAAACCATGCTGTGGTCCGACCCTGACAACGAACCGCCGAAGGAACTGCGCGACATGCAGGACATGCTTCGGCGACTGAGCATCTTCCTGGCACTGGCCATGGTGCTCGCGATGATCGTGATCGGGCTGCGCTGATCGGACTACGCTGACCGCATGACCGATCAGCCGCGCCGCCGACTCGTGCTCGCCTCCCAGTCCCCCGCCCGGCTGGGCCTGCTGCGACAGGCCGGCCTCACTCCCGAGGTGCTCGTGAGCGGGGTCGACGAGGACGCCGTCACCGCCCCCACCCCCGCCGAACTGGCGCTCGCCCTCGCCGAGGCGAAGGCCTCCGTCGTGGCCGCGAAGCCCGAGGTCAAGGGTGCGCTGGTGATCGGCTGCGACTCCGTGCTCGACCTGGACGGCGAGGCCCTGGGCAAGCCGGCCGACGCCGAGGAGGCGACGGCCCGCTGGAAGGCGATGCGCGGGCGGGCGGGGACCCTGCAGACCGGCCACTGCGTCTACGACACGGCGAGCGGCCGGTACGTCTCGGCTGTCGCCTCCACCGTCGTCCGCTTCGGCGAGCCGACCGACGACGAGATCGCCGCGTACGTCGCCTCGGGCGAACCCCTCTACGTCGCGGGGGCGTTCACCCTGGACGGCCGTTCGGCCCCCTTCATCGAGGGCATCGACGGCGACCACGGCAACGTGATCGGCCTCAGCCTGCCACTCCTGCGCCGCCTGTTGGCCGACCTGCACATCGGCATCACGGAGCTGTGGGCGCCCCCGGAGGCGTGACCGGCGAACCACCCGGACGCGACCGTCCGCCGCCATCGCGTGCCGACCAGTCAGGCCCCCTGCATCACGGACCCGCGACCGCCGGCGGAGGCACGAGCACCTGACCTCCGACCTCCCGGAGACCCACCCACCCCTCCCGCGCCGATCGCCGACCTGTCAGGGCGTCACGGCGTTGTGGGTGCCGCCGGAGGTGTGAGGGGGGAGCCGCCGGCCTCCTGGGGGGCCTGCGAGGCCTCGGAGGTGCCCGGGCCGTTCGTGTCCTGTGGTCCCGTCGTGACCGGGCCTCGCCGACCGTCGTAGGTCACCAGCACCAGCACGATCAGGGCGAGCACCACGACCATGAAGAGGAACTGGGGCCAGCCGATCAGGGCCCACGCGACCGCGCCCAGCAGTCCGTGCACCACGGCGGCGCTGATCAGCAGGACTCGGCCGAGCCCGGCGGGCTGCCGGTCGCGTACCGCCACCAGCAGGGCGACCAACGCGCACAACGCGAAGTACAGACCGAAGACGACCCCGCCGATCTTCGAGGACGTCGACATCGCGTCCGGGTCCAGACCGGCCAGCGACATGTTCTGCGCGTCGACGAGATCGCCCATGAGCCAGTTGAGCATCGCCACGCCGAAAGCCTCGGCGAACAGGACAACCGCCACGACCCACGCCACCGGCCTGCGTATCACCGGGCCCCACCCACTTTCGAGCCATGCTGTTGTTACCCGAAGTACCTTCGATACAGCGCGAACGCTACTAACGGGTAAACCGCGGGACAAGGGTTCGGCCGCGGGCAAAGAATCATTGGGCCATTCGTAGGGACTCGACAAAGAATCGGAGTGGTCCGCAGCACGCTCTCACAGAGACCTTGGCCACAGAGGAGGGCTAGGGTTTCCGGGAGGAGTCCTGCGTACCGAGGTGCGACAAGGGATTTCGCGGGTCGTGCAAGCTCGCATCACGCTCCGTGTGGGGAAGGTCACCACAGGGGACGGGTCGAAGAGCCGTGTCGGCAGTCCCTAAACTCGGCTTGTTTCAAGGAGGGAGCCTCAATCGTGCGCAAGGTGCTCATCGCCAATCGTGGCGAAATCGCTGTCCGCGTTGCCCGGGCCTGCCGGGATGCCGGTATCGCGAGCGTGGCCGTGTACGCCGACCCGGACCGGGACGCTCTGCATGTCCGCGCCGCGGATGAGGCGTTCGCCCTGGGCGGTGACACCCCGGCCACCAGTTACCTGGACATCGAGAAGGTCCTGGGGGCCGCGCGGGAGTCGGGTGCGGACGCCGTCCATCCGGGTTACGGCTTCCTCTCGGAGAACGCCGAGTTCGCGCAGGCGGTCCTGGACGCGGGCCT from Streptomyces sp. CC0208 carries:
- a CDS encoding acyl-CoA carboxylase epsilon subunit produces the protein MNIKVVRGNPTPEELAAALAVVRARAAAATDTPSGAEETRAAWSDPSRIAGRRLPQPGPTAWSRTYWPA
- a CDS encoding adenylate/guanylate cyclase domain-containing protein, which gives rise to MTADDTGSGADATPHPLAVRLEQLILGAERRYTPFQAARTAGVSMELATRFWRAMGFADVGQAKAFTEADVLALRRLAGLVEAGLLSEAMAVQVARSTGQTTARLAEWQIDSFLEGLTDPPEPGMTRTEVTYPIIELLLPELEEFLVYVWRRQLSASAGRVVQAADDEEMVDRRLCVGFADLVGFTRLTRRMEEEELGELVEAFETTAADLVAARGGRLIKTLGDEVLYAADDAAVAAEIALRLIETMANDETMPELRVGIAFGTVTTRMGDVFGTTVNLASRLTSIAPRDAVLVDSAFAEELIRHGEAPASEAEAAEAAAAAEKEGEEPPTYRFALQPMWQRPVRGLGVVEPWLLTRRDVAPS
- a CDS encoding nucleoside triphosphate pyrophosphatase, whose product is MTDQPRRRLVLASQSPARLGLLRQAGLTPEVLVSGVDEDAVTAPTPAELALALAEAKASVVAAKPEVKGALVIGCDSVLDLDGEALGKPADAEEATARWKAMRGRAGTLQTGHCVYDTASGRYVSAVASTVVRFGEPTDDEIAAYVASGEPLYVAGAFTLDGRSAPFIEGIDGDHGNVIGLSLPLLRRLLADLHIGITELWAPPEA
- a CDS encoding SGNH/GDSL hydrolase family protein, producing MFTTAWSASPQLPAEGFTPNWSREGFWRQSVRQVVRLSAGGERVRIRLSHAYGTSPVRLAGATVGRTTAGAGVEPGSLRRLTLPPEIPARGSLVSEPVALTVAAGESVTVTLYFDAATGPATFHAQAFTAGYRGPGELLSETDGQGFDAVSESWYFLAAVETDAGRTDGIALFGDSVTDGFGSTVGADRRWSDALARLSGRPVLNAGIGGNLLLNDSAWYGEKGVGRFRRDVLGLAGVDTVVVLLGLNDIGFSETDEQPTYKPAPVVEAAELIAGHRELIRQARGLRVIGCTLLPFGGSDHWGEHAAKVSHEVNEWVRCSGEYDTVVDLARELADPEDPDRLHPSYDFGDHLHPNDLGYEVMAEALSAVLQDGQDG
- a CDS encoding acyl-CoA carboxylase subunit beta, whose product is MSEPEEIDIHTTAGKLADLQRRVQEATHAGSERAVEKQHAKGKLTARERIDLLLDEGSFVELDEFARHRSTNFGLEKNRPYGDGVVTGYGTVDGRPVAVFSQDFTVFGGALGEVYGQKIVKVMDFALKTGCPVIGINDSGGARIQEGVASLGAYGEIFRRNTHASGVIPQISLVVGPCAGGAVYSPAITDFTVMVDQTSHMFITGPDVIKTVTGEDVGFEELGGARTHNAVSGVAHHMAGDEKDAVEYVKQLLSYLPSNNLSEPPVYPEEADLSVTDEDRELDTLVPDSANQPYDMHTVIEHILDDAEFFETQPLYAPNILTGYGRVEGHPVGIVANQPMQFAGCLDITASEKAARFVRTCDAFNIPVITFVDVPGFLPGVDQEHDGIIRRGAKLIYAYAEATVPLITVITRKAFGGAYDVMGSKHLGADLNLAWPTAQIAVMGAQGAVNILHRRTIAEAEAAGELEATRARLIQEYEDALLNPYIAAERGYIDSVIMPSDTRRHVVRGLRQLRTKRESLPPKKHGNIPL
- a CDS encoding biotin--[acetyl-CoA-carboxylase] ligase, with protein sequence MTPRDVSGDDSRWSDLDRPPLNAAALRRGLVREGGLWSGIEVVAGTGSTNSDLVARATAGKATEGAVLVAEEQTAGRGRLDRQWSAPARSGLFFSVLLNPADVPVARWGWLPLLTGVAVATGLSRAAGVDTALKWPNDLLVTVGGEERKAGGILAERAGEDGVVVGVGINVTLREDELPVPTAGSLALAGAVSTDRDPLLRAVLRSLEEWYERWRAAAGDPTVSGLQETYAAGCATLGRTVRAELPGDRALVGEAVAVDGDGRLVIATEEGVQKPVGAGDIVHLRPA